A stretch of DNA from Campylobacter concisus:
TGTGGTTAGCGACCTTGCCACAAGCGTGGATGAAGATGACAAAGTGCGTATAAATGGCCGTTTGATAAAGCTAAAAAAAGAATTTACCGTTATCGTTTATCACAAACAAAAGGGTGAGCTAGTTAGCAAGAAAGATGACCGCGGACGAAAGACGATATATGACACGTTAGATAAGAAATTTGCCAAATTTGTTAGCGTAGGGCGCTTAGACTATGCAAGTGAGGGGCTACTTTTACTAACTGACGCCCCAGCAATCGCCACAGCGCTAATGAATAGCGACTTAGAGCGCGAATACTACCTAAAGGTAAAAGGCGAGGTGACAAAAGAGGTGATAGAAGCTATGACAAATGGCTTTTTCGCCAAGGACGCCACCAAAGGCGCTCACGCAAAAACCACTATAAAATCAATGGAATTTAAGCCATTTCTAGCCTACAAAGTCTTTGGCTCAAGCGGTGGTTATACAAAACTAAAGGTCATCATCAATGAGGGTCAAAATAGGGAGCTTCGTCGCTTCTTTGGCTACTTTGATCTTGAAGTGATGGATCTAAAACGTGTTAGTTTTGGGCGTGTTAGCCTTGATATGCTAAAGCCTGGCAAATGGCGCTACTTCGAAAATAGCGAATACGAAGACTTAAGAGACTTTTTAAAAGTTAATAACGTTAGATACTAACTTAGGCTTGTTTCTCTAACAAAGAGGCAAGCCAAACCACAATAACTACAAATTTACAAAAATGGAGAAAAAATGAAAAAGGCTGTTCTTTTATACACAATCTTACTAACTATTGGATTCTCCAAGGATCTAGTAGAACTTGGACTTGAGGCTTACAGCAAAGGTGACTACAACAAAGCAGTCGAGATATTTACTAAAACTTGTAATGATGGAAATAATGGCAATTGCTATAATTTAGGACTTTTGTATATAAATGGCCAGGGTGTAAAACAAGACTACAATAAAGCAGCTAAGTTATACGAAAAGGCTTGTAATGGTGAAATTATTCAAGCTTGTTATAACTTAGGATTTTTATACTATAACGGTCAAGGCACTACACAAGACTACTATAAAACTGCTCAATTGTGGCAAAAAGTTTGTGATGCCAAATATAGTATTGGTTGTTATAATTTAGGGCTTTTATATGAGGATGGTCAAGGTGTAGAGCAAGACCACAATAAGGCGGCTAGATTATACGAAGAAGCTTGCAATAATGGACATGCACTAAGCTGTTCTAATCTAGGTGTTTTATATATAAAAAACCAAGGTGTAGAACAAAACTATAACAAAGCCATAGAGCTATACAATAAATCTTGTGACGGTAAAAATGCTATAGGTTGTTTTAATTTAGGAAATTTATACGAAGAAGGCAAATATCTAAAGCAGGACTACTATAAAGCGGCCAATCTATATAAACAAGCTTGTGATGGCGGATATGCTAATGGCTGCTATAATCTAGGTAATTTTTATGAAAGAGGACAAGGGGTAGAGCAGGACTATACCAAAGCTATCAAACTATACGAAAAAGCTTGCGATGGCA
This window harbors:
- a CDS encoding pseudouridine synthase, yielding MEKTRLNKFISHNTSYSRREADELIKAGKVSIAGRVVSDLATSVDEDDKVRINGRLIKLKKEFTVIVYHKQKGELVSKKDDRGRKTIYDTLDKKFAKFVSVGRLDYASEGLLLLTDAPAIATALMNSDLEREYYLKVKGEVTKEVIEAMTNGFFAKDATKGAHAKTTIKSMEFKPFLAYKVFGSSGGYTKLKVIINEGQNRELRRFFGYFDLEVMDLKRVSFGRVSLDMLKPGKWRYFENSEYEDLRDFLKVNNVRY
- a CDS encoding tetratricopeptide repeat protein codes for the protein MKKAVLLYTILLTIGFSKDLVELGLEAYSKGDYNKAVEIFTKTCNDGNNGNCYNLGLLYINGQGVKQDYNKAAKLYEKACNGEIIQACYNLGFLYYNGQGTTQDYYKTAQLWQKVCDAKYSIGCYNLGLLYEDGQGVEQDHNKAARLYEEACNNGHALSCSNLGVLYIKNQGVEQNYNKAIELYNKSCDGKNAIGCFNLGNLYEEGKYLKQDYYKAANLYKQACDGGYANGCYNLGNFYERGQGVEQDYTKAIKLYEKACDGNIAQAYHNLGVLYVNGLGVEQDYYKAAQLWQKACNDRYSMSCYNLGISYNNGQGVKQDYYRAAYLYKQACDDGVNDSCSNLGILYENGQGVEQDYSKSLELYEKACDNGYNRGCFNLGAFYLKGKGAKQDYHIAKEYFYKACELGLQPGCDVYKKLNEKGL